In Solea senegalensis isolate Sse05_10M linkage group LG6, IFAPA_SoseM_1, whole genome shotgun sequence, one genomic interval encodes:
- the prdx2 gene encoding peroxiredoxin-2: MSAGNAQIGKPAPNFKATAVVDGQFKDIQLSDYKGKYVIFFFYPLDFTFVCPTEIIAFSDRAEEFRKIGCEVIGCSVDSQFSHLAWINTPRKQGGLGSMKIPLVADLTRSISRDYGVLKEDDGIAFRGLFVIDDKGILRQITINDLPVGRSVDETLRLVQAFQHTDQHGEVCPAGWKPGSDTMIPDVEKSKAYFSKQ, from the exons ATGTCTGCTGGAAATGCTCAGATTGGCAAGCCTGCACCCAATTTTAAGGCCACAGCTGTTGTGGACGGGCAGTTTAAGGACATTCAGTTGTCAGACTACAAAG GAAAGTATgtgatcttcttcttctacccTCTGGACTTCACATTTGTGTGCCCTACTGAGATCATAGCCTTCAGCGACAGGGCAGAGGAGTTCCGCAAAATTGGGTGCGAAGTTATCGGCTGCTCCGTGGACTCTCAGTTCAGTCACTTGGCATG gatCAACACACCTAGAAAGCAGGGAGGTCTGGGTAGCATGAAGATTCCTCTTGTGGCAGACCTCACCAGGTCGATCTCAAGAGACTACGGAGTGCTGAAGGAGGACGATGGCATTGCATTCAG GGGTCTGTTTGTGATTGATGACAAGGGCATCTTGAGGCAGATCACCATCAATGACTTACCTGTGGGTCGCTCTGTGGATGAGACTCTGCGTCTGGTCCAGGCCTTCCAGCACACTGACCAACACGGAGAGG TGTGCCCTGCCGGCTGGAAACCTGGAAGTGACACCATGATCCCCGACGTAGAGAAGAGCAAAGCGTACTTCTCCAAGCAGTAA
- the LOC122771195 gene encoding transcription factor jun-B-like isoform X1: protein MSTLMEQPFYDDSFLSAYGHPGSALPDYKLLKQNMNLNFSDSYRNANFKSQQHLRADGDFYSAGAAAAAAAAAAGSLKLDSPELERLIIQNSNGVITTTPTPGQFLYNRGITEEQEGFAEGFVKALDEMHKINQMAPPNVSIGTGGVACSAPASVFGSSMQPEPLEYTTLGSCPSNPSLSSAGSFPSTTISYLPHQYHHHHHPQVVGHGSHHFQHSLAAANMHSQRFGGPKEEPQTVPDMQSSDNSSPPMSPIDLESQERIKAERKRLRNRLAASKCRRRKLERISRLEDKVKVLKTDNAGLSNKATLLREQVAQLKQKVMTHVSSGCQLMLAPKVKSY from the coding sequence ATGTCCACACTTATGGAACAGCCTTTTTATGACGACTCGTTTCTCTCTGCTTATGGCCACCCAGGCTCAGCGCTGCCAGACTACAAGCTGCTAAAGCAGAACATGAACCTGAACTTCTCCGATTCATATCGGAACGCGAACTTCAAGTCACAGCAGCACCTGCGCGCCGACGGTGATTTCTATTCCGCGggagcagcggcggcggcggcggcagcggcagcgggCTCACTGAAGCTCGACTCTCCTGAACTGGAGCGACTGATCATCCAAAACAGTAACGGGGTCATCACAACCACACCGACGCCTGGCCAGTTCCTGTACAACCGCGGCAtcacagaggagcaggagggttTCGCTGAGGGTTTTGTGAAAGCGCTGGACGAAATGCACAAGATCAACCAGATGGCTCCTCCAAATGTGTCCATCGGCACCGGCGGCGTCGCCTGCTCGGCTCCAGCATCTGTGTTCGGCTCCTCCATGCAGCCAGAGCCGCTGGAGTACACCACACTGGGCAGCTGCCCCTCTAACCCCAGCCTGTCCTCAGCGGGCAGCTTTCCGTCCACCACTATCAGCTACCTGCCGCACCagtaccaccaccaccatcatccccAGGTCGTTGGGCACGGATCCCATCATTTCCAGCACTCTCTGGCCGCCGCGAACATGCACTCGCAGCGTTTCGGTGGCCCGAAAGAGGAGCCGCAGACTGTCCCCGACATGCAGAGCAGCGACAACAGCTCTCCGCCGATGTCCCCCATAGACCTGGAGAGCCAGGAGCGCATCAAAGCGGAGCGCAAGCGCCTGAGAAACCGGCTCGCAGCCTCCAAGTGTCGGAGGCGCAAGCTGGAGCGCATCTCGCGTCTGGAGGACAAGGTGAAGGTGCTGAAAACGGACAACGCGGGGCTGTCAAACAAGGCGACGCTGCTGCGGGAGCAGGTGGCGCAACTCAAACAGAAAGTCATGACGCATGTGAGCAGTGGCTGCCAGCTCATGTTAGCGCCCAAAGTCAAGTCTTACTGA
- the LOC122771195 gene encoding transcription factor jun-B-like isoform X2, whose protein sequence is MNLNFSDSYRNANFKSQQHLRADGDFYSAGAAAAAAAAAAGSLKLDSPELERLIIQNSNGVITTTPTPGQFLYNRGITEEQEGFAEGFVKALDEMHKINQMAPPNVSIGTGGVACSAPASVFGSSMQPEPLEYTTLGSCPSNPSLSSAGSFPSTTISYLPHQYHHHHHPQVVGHGSHHFQHSLAAANMHSQRFGGPKEEPQTVPDMQSSDNSSPPMSPIDLESQERIKAERKRLRNRLAASKCRRRKLERISRLEDKVKVLKTDNAGLSNKATLLREQVAQLKQKVMTHVSSGCQLMLAPKVKSY, encoded by the coding sequence ATGAACCTGAACTTCTCCGATTCATATCGGAACGCGAACTTCAAGTCACAGCAGCACCTGCGCGCCGACGGTGATTTCTATTCCGCGggagcagcggcggcggcggcggcagcggcagcgggCTCACTGAAGCTCGACTCTCCTGAACTGGAGCGACTGATCATCCAAAACAGTAACGGGGTCATCACAACCACACCGACGCCTGGCCAGTTCCTGTACAACCGCGGCAtcacagaggagcaggagggttTCGCTGAGGGTTTTGTGAAAGCGCTGGACGAAATGCACAAGATCAACCAGATGGCTCCTCCAAATGTGTCCATCGGCACCGGCGGCGTCGCCTGCTCGGCTCCAGCATCTGTGTTCGGCTCCTCCATGCAGCCAGAGCCGCTGGAGTACACCACACTGGGCAGCTGCCCCTCTAACCCCAGCCTGTCCTCAGCGGGCAGCTTTCCGTCCACCACTATCAGCTACCTGCCGCACCagtaccaccaccaccatcatccccAGGTCGTTGGGCACGGATCCCATCATTTCCAGCACTCTCTGGCCGCCGCGAACATGCACTCGCAGCGTTTCGGTGGCCCGAAAGAGGAGCCGCAGACTGTCCCCGACATGCAGAGCAGCGACAACAGCTCTCCGCCGATGTCCCCCATAGACCTGGAGAGCCAGGAGCGCATCAAAGCGGAGCGCAAGCGCCTGAGAAACCGGCTCGCAGCCTCCAAGTGTCGGAGGCGCAAGCTGGAGCGCATCTCGCGTCTGGAGGACAAGGTGAAGGTGCTGAAAACGGACAACGCGGGGCTGTCAAACAAGGCGACGCTGCTGCGGGAGCAGGTGGCGCAACTCAAACAGAAAGTCATGACGCATGTGAGCAGTGGCTGCCAGCTCATGTTAGCGCCCAAAGTCAAGTCTTACTGA